Proteins encoded together in one Rossellomorea sp. y25 window:
- a CDS encoding ATP-dependent Clp protease ATP-binding subunit codes for MKCQVCQHNQATVEVYKQVNGHKSSMKMCSTCFQKQQTPSGIHGGFPFDELFKGMSMGGNQNHGFHNQQSSPQTQGGNGGNGVLDQFGRNVTGAAKAGLIDPVIGRDKEVDRVIEILNRRNKNNPVLIGEPGVGKTAIAEGLALKIVEGDVPSKLLNKEVYVMDVASLTAGTGVRGSFEERLKAIISELQNRKNVMLFIDEIHQLVGAGSAEGSMDAGNILKPALARGELQVIGATTLKEYRQIEKDAALERRFQPVLVNEPTTEEAIEILRGLKDKYENYHGVKFTDEAIEACVKLSHRYIQDRFLPDKAIDLMDEAGSKVNLQSEGKDKTAILKKLNDVREKKDLATKEENYEQAAILRDQEAELERQISEGGSDSKAFVERELIQTIVESKTGIPVGKLQSDDRKRMKALEENLAGKVIGQEEAVRKVAKAIRRSRAGLKAKHRPIGTFLFVGPTGVGKTELTKTLAEELFGSKDSMLRLDMSEFMEKHSVSKLIGSPPGYVGHEESGQLTEKVRRNPYSIILLDEIEKAHPDVQHMFLQILEDGRLTDSQGRTVSFKETVIIMTSNAGVTDKKEAVVGFNTGGTDAIKETNILQSLGAYFKPEFLNRFDSIIEFESLDKGELLQILDLMLDELKVELKEQGITVTIDEDAKSKLVELGYHPEFGARPLRRVIQERVEDKIADLLLDEDGITNVVISLENDEIIVK; via the coding sequence ATGAAATGCCAAGTATGTCAACACAATCAAGCAACAGTTGAAGTGTATAAGCAAGTGAATGGTCATAAGTCCAGTATGAAGATGTGTTCAACTTGCTTTCAAAAGCAGCAAACGCCTTCTGGAATACATGGAGGATTTCCGTTTGATGAGTTGTTCAAAGGGATGAGCATGGGTGGAAACCAAAATCATGGCTTCCACAATCAGCAATCATCTCCTCAAACCCAAGGCGGAAATGGAGGAAATGGCGTTCTCGATCAGTTTGGACGCAATGTGACAGGAGCAGCCAAAGCTGGTTTGATTGACCCGGTTATCGGAAGGGACAAAGAAGTGGATCGCGTCATTGAAATTTTAAATCGCCGTAATAAGAATAACCCTGTACTCATCGGTGAGCCCGGCGTGGGTAAAACAGCTATCGCTGAAGGGTTGGCCCTTAAAATTGTAGAAGGTGATGTACCATCCAAGTTATTAAATAAAGAAGTGTATGTAATGGATGTTGCTTCACTAACTGCCGGTACAGGGGTTCGCGGTTCTTTTGAAGAACGTTTAAAAGCCATCATCAGCGAACTTCAGAATAGAAAGAACGTGATGTTATTTATTGATGAGATTCATCAATTAGTTGGGGCGGGTTCCGCAGAAGGCTCCATGGACGCAGGAAACATTCTAAAACCTGCTTTAGCCCGGGGTGAACTGCAAGTAATCGGGGCTACGACATTGAAGGAGTACCGCCAAATTGAAAAAGACGCAGCACTCGAGCGTCGTTTCCAGCCGGTCTTGGTCAATGAGCCGACAACTGAAGAAGCTATTGAGATCCTTAGAGGATTAAAAGATAAATATGAAAACTATCATGGAGTCAAGTTTACAGACGAGGCCATTGAGGCTTGTGTGAAACTATCCCATCGATATATTCAGGATCGATTCTTACCGGATAAGGCCATTGATTTAATGGATGAAGCAGGTTCTAAAGTCAATCTGCAGTCAGAGGGTAAAGACAAGACTGCCATCCTAAAAAAATTGAACGATGTAAGAGAGAAGAAGGATCTGGCAACAAAAGAAGAGAACTATGAACAAGCTGCCATCCTTCGCGATCAAGAAGCAGAATTAGAAAGACAAATTAGTGAAGGTGGGTCAGACTCTAAAGCATTTGTAGAAAGAGAACTGATTCAGACGATCGTTGAATCGAAAACGGGTATTCCTGTTGGGAAGCTGCAAAGTGATGATCGAAAACGAATGAAAGCACTGGAAGAAAACCTGGCGGGTAAAGTAATCGGACAGGAAGAAGCAGTGAGAAAAGTAGCGAAAGCGATCCGCCGCAGCCGTGCAGGATTGAAGGCGAAGCATCGTCCAATTGGTACTTTCCTCTTTGTAGGACCAACAGGTGTAGGTAAAACAGAATTAACGAAAACACTGGCAGAAGAGTTATTCGGCTCTAAAGATTCCATGCTTCGATTAGATATGAGTGAGTTTATGGAGAAACACTCAGTATCTAAACTGATCGGTTCACCTCCAGGCTATGTAGGTCATGAGGAGTCAGGTCAATTGACTGAAAAGGTAAGAAGGAACCCTTATTCAATCATTCTCCTGGATGAAATTGAGAAAGCACATCCGGATGTTCAGCATATGTTCCTGCAAATTCTTGAAGATGGACGTCTCACCGACAGTCAAGGTAGAACGGTCAGCTTTAAAGAGACTGTGATCATCATGACAAGTAACGCAGGTGTGACGGACAAGAAGGAAGCAGTGGTCGGTTTTAACACAGGCGGCACAGATGCGATTAAAGAAACGAATATTCTGCAATCACTCGGTGCCTACTTTAAGCCGGAGTTCCTGAACCGTTTTGACAGCATCATTGAATTTGAATCTCTTGACAAAGGAGAGCTTCTTCAAATTCTTGACCTTATGCTTGACGAGTTGAAGGTTGAACTAAAAGAGCAGGGGATTACTGTCACCATCGACGAAGATGCGAAGAGTAAACTCGTTGAACTGGGATATCATCCTGAATTCGGTGCACGCCCATTACGTCGTGTGATCCAGGAAAGAGTGGAAGATAAAATCGCTGACTTACTTCTTGATGAAGATGGCATAACCAACGTAGTCATTTCACTTGAAAACGATGAGATCATCGTCAAATAA
- a CDS encoding CBO0543 family protein, protein MYLILVVVVYLIFAKLFVDWKRWREYYPTVQYYIICNLSYNVLFYNHTLWEYKAVTVDWLNHTFIDLVFTFFIIPVVIMIFLRYFPYRKKKWLYLACWIAYFTLLEYLFHKKGLFLYENGWNLGWSALFNVIMFTILGLHHKRPLLAIIISVPIIAILLLVFHPSLQDLK, encoded by the coding sequence ATGTATCTAATTCTGGTAGTGGTTGTTTATCTTATTTTCGCCAAGCTTTTTGTTGATTGGAAACGCTGGAGGGAGTATTATCCAACGGTTCAATATTATATTATTTGCAATCTCTCCTATAACGTGCTCTTTTATAACCATACACTTTGGGAATATAAAGCTGTGACGGTCGATTGGCTTAATCATACGTTTATTGATCTCGTTTTCACTTTTTTTATCATTCCTGTCGTCATCATGATCTTTCTTCGTTATTTTCCATATAGAAAAAAGAAATGGCTGTATCTTGCCTGCTGGATTGCTTACTTCACGTTATTGGAATACCTTTTTCATAAAAAAGGACTGTTCCTTTATGAAAATGGCTGGAATTTAGGATGGTCTGCACTTTTTAATGTCATCATGTTTACAATCTTAGGATTGCACCATAAAAGACCGTTACTTGCCATCATTATTTCCGTACCTATAATCGCGATTTTATTACTCGTTTTCCATCCGTCTTTACAAGATCTAAAGTGA
- a CDS encoding Cof-type HAD-IIB family hydrolase, with protein MNELKDVIGIMDIKLIALDMDGTLVNHEGEVSPENAQAIQRAKEKGIHVVLSTGRSLFTCRDISDELGRSSYLVTVNGGEIYDHEYNLVDSIPLDLDLVKQLWKLKEEHDVYFWSSTSQGLFNTNKPFDQEIDTYNWLKFGFDIQDDDVRKVMMDELMKNEALEITNSSPTNIEINPAGVNKAAALVKVCKWLDLSMDQVMAVGDSMNDIAMIREAGFGVAMGNAQEAVKEAADWVTGLHTDHGVAQAIDRVLAEKE; from the coding sequence ATGAATGAATTAAAGGACGTGATAGGTATAATGGATATTAAATTAATTGCCCTGGATATGGATGGAACACTGGTCAATCATGAAGGAGAAGTATCTCCTGAAAACGCACAAGCCATTCAGCGTGCGAAGGAGAAAGGGATTCATGTGGTATTAAGTACTGGCCGCTCCCTTTTCACATGCCGGGATATTTCAGATGAGCTTGGCCGTTCATCTTATCTGGTGACTGTAAATGGCGGGGAAATTTACGATCATGAATACAATCTAGTAGACAGTATCCCACTTGATCTTGATCTTGTGAAACAGCTTTGGAAATTAAAAGAAGAGCATGATGTATACTTCTGGTCTTCCACTTCCCAAGGACTATTCAATACGAATAAGCCTTTTGATCAGGAAATCGATACCTATAACTGGCTGAAGTTTGGATTCGATATTCAGGATGATGACGTCCGCAAAGTCATGATGGACGAGCTGATGAAAAATGAAGCACTGGAAATCACCAATTCTTCGCCGACGAATATTGAAATCAATCCTGCAGGGGTCAATAAGGCCGCAGCTTTGGTCAAGGTCTGCAAATGGCTGGACCTTTCCATGGATCAAGTCATGGCGGTCGGGGACAGTATGAATGATATAGCCATGATTCGTGAAGCCGGATTCGGAGTGGCGATGGGGAACGCACAGGAAGCCGTGAAGGAAGCCGCTGACTGGGTCACTGGCCTCCATACAGATCATGGTGTTGCCCAGGCGATTGATAGAGTACTGGCAGAAAAGGAATAA
- a CDS encoding ABC transporter ATP-binding protein — MESTYEKGKWKQLITLIKETDPPKTLFGISLFLSLLTTIAGLAIPLLTSKLIDDFSLDSLSKGVIIGMIAAFFVQAIAGGVSVYILARVGQHVIASLREKLWRKLLVLPVPYYDSHETGDSVSRMTSDTGVIKNLITEHLTGFITGIISVIGAIIVLFYLDWPLTLVMFSIIPLSLLFLIPIGKKMADISRGLQTETASFSAILTRVLSEIRLVKSSNAEGIEFQKGQTGIKKLYVLGLKEGIIQALMSPVVSSLIIIVLVLIIGFGGIRVTSGAMTAGELVAFFIYLFQIIMPITQIIVFVTQFQKTVGATEKVLSILNLEEENLEDGRSVPQTDLALVLNGVTFGYEEGEKVLKDVTIRAEKGKVTAIVGPSGSGKTTLFSLIEQFYKPQQGAILLGEDTISSYPLKSWRELLGYVSQDSPVYSGTIGDNISYGLDGDISEEKMIAASKMAYAHEFIKELPNGYQTEVGERGIKLSGGQRQRLAIARALLRDPDILMLDEATSSLDSQSEIVVQEALKNLMKGRTTLVIAHRLSTIVDADQIVFLEKGKVTGVGTHEELFTSHALYRDFARQQLRIGEHPDAGSKLT; from the coding sequence ATGGAGTCTACATATGAAAAGGGTAAGTGGAAGCAGCTTATTACTTTAATAAAGGAAACCGATCCACCGAAAACCCTGTTTGGCATTTCTTTATTCTTGAGCCTACTTACAACGATTGCGGGACTTGCTATACCTTTATTAACAAGTAAGTTGATCGATGACTTCAGTTTAGATTCGTTAAGCAAAGGGGTCATCATAGGCATGATCGCTGCCTTTTTTGTTCAAGCGATTGCGGGAGGTGTGTCTGTTTACATATTGGCGAGGGTCGGGCAGCACGTGATCGCTTCCTTGAGAGAGAAGCTTTGGAGAAAATTACTGGTTCTGCCCGTTCCTTATTATGATTCGCATGAAACGGGTGACTCGGTCAGCCGTATGACCAGTGATACGGGAGTGATCAAAAACTTGATCACCGAGCATCTGACAGGCTTTATTACAGGGATCATTTCTGTAATAGGTGCCATCATCGTGCTGTTTTATTTAGATTGGCCTCTTACCTTGGTGATGTTTTCAATCATTCCACTATCATTATTATTTCTTATCCCGATAGGCAAAAAGATGGCTGATATCTCAAGGGGATTGCAAACCGAGACTGCAAGTTTCTCGGCTATCTTAACGAGAGTCCTTTCGGAAATCCGTCTCGTGAAGTCATCCAATGCGGAGGGGATTGAATTTCAAAAAGGTCAAACAGGAATCAAGAAGCTTTATGTCCTCGGATTAAAAGAAGGGATCATACAAGCGTTAATGTCGCCGGTCGTTTCTTCTTTAATTATCATCGTTCTTGTCCTAATCATTGGGTTCGGTGGTATTCGAGTGACTTCTGGGGCCATGACGGCCGGGGAGCTTGTTGCTTTCTTTATCTACCTCTTTCAGATTATCATGCCGATCACCCAGATCATCGTGTTTGTAACTCAATTCCAGAAAACTGTGGGAGCAACAGAGAAAGTGTTATCGATTCTCAATTTAGAGGAAGAAAACCTTGAGGATGGAAGGTCCGTTCCTCAAACAGATCTTGCCCTGGTTCTTAATGGCGTGACGTTTGGGTATGAAGAGGGGGAGAAGGTGTTAAAGGATGTGACGATAAGGGCTGAAAAAGGGAAAGTTACGGCCATCGTAGGTCCGAGTGGAAGTGGGAAAACGACACTTTTTTCATTGATAGAGCAGTTCTATAAGCCCCAGCAAGGAGCCATTCTCTTGGGGGAAGATACAATCAGCTCATACCCGCTAAAATCATGGCGGGAACTTCTTGGCTACGTCTCCCAGGATAGTCCGGTCTATTCAGGCACAATAGGGGACAATATCTCTTACGGGCTCGATGGGGATATATCAGAGGAAAAGATGATTGCCGCTTCAAAAATGGCCTATGCCCATGAATTTATTAAGGAACTCCCTAACGGTTATCAAACAGAAGTAGGAGAAAGAGGAATCAAGCTTTCAGGAGGACAGCGACAACGACTTGCCATCGCAAGAGCCCTATTGAGGGATCCTGATATCCTCATGCTGGATGAAGCCACTTCAAGCCTGGATAGTCAATCAGAAATTGTCGTTCAGGAAGCCCTAAAGAACTTAATGAAGGGACGAACCACCCTCGTGATTGCCCATCGCTTATCCACCATCGTGGATGCCGATCAAATTGTCTTTTTAGAAAAAGGAAAGGTGACCGGAGTGGGGACACATGAGGAATTGTTTACTTCCCATGCTTTATACCGCGACTTTGCGAGACAGCAGTTAAGGATAGGGGAGCATCCTGATGCAGGAAGTAAATTAACATGA
- a CDS encoding MGMT family protein: MKPFTERVVKIIQSIPSGKVMTYGQIASFAGSPRAARQIVRILHSMSEKYKLPWHRVLNSKGEIGFGDEEQAMTQRLCLEAEGVHFIGKNRIRLEEYRYEPEPEWDI; encoded by the coding sequence ATGAAACCTTTTACTGAACGAGTTGTAAAAATCATACAGAGCATCCCTTCTGGAAAAGTGATGACGTACGGTCAAATAGCTTCATTTGCAGGCAGTCCAAGAGCTGCCAGGCAGATCGTACGGATTCTTCATTCCATGAGTGAAAAGTATAAACTTCCCTGGCACCGGGTTTTGAATAGCAAGGGGGAAATTGGATTCGGGGATGAAGAGCAAGCGATGACCCAAAGGCTATGTTTGGAAGCTGAAGGGGTTCATTTCATAGGGAAGAATCGGATCAGGTTAGAGGAGTATCGGTATGAGCCCGAACCGGAGTGGGACATTTAA
- a CDS encoding AarF/UbiB family protein, whose protein sequence is MKSEKKLWRMWKVLSLALSIVVRVYWYRLRGKSQSEKDKLWEKIGKEFKETLFELNGVLIKVGQLLSIREDLLPRGFINQIQDLVDHVPPSPWEEIERVLEREWDSSVTTKVQAIDQEAVASASIGEVYKATLSDGKQAAIKVQRPEIPSLVKTDFRSLAIIIWFARHFAPVPKGFIDFKMLYQELKLVIEQELDFSKEMNTAISFKQRFKDHPNVKIPAMYPELCTDKVLVMEWVDGVRLNDRKAFESYGLDGQKLAQELFRLFIPQWLEPGIFHADPHAGNILLQPDGTFVLLDYGMIGEISKRDSTHFQDLLEGILLKNFRKAAEALAQLGFLLPDASPKTIEPVLKEFVTLDMEQFKQMDLLTVKKEINDMVKSLPVQVPTRFIFLGRSFATIEGLVHTLSPDEETLDVVKPAFMDWIKDSNTNKWELLMKWISAQPLFQTVQKVRQLLDVPEKALEQKDHHQQNEFQFVVFENQKKQAFILLLFSGVGAFTGMGFDVDFIWQGSFVVSGLSLVGYLFISFRQKRWLKRLRNGQLN, encoded by the coding sequence ATGAAGTCAGAGAAGAAGCTTTGGAGAATGTGGAAGGTACTATCACTGGCTCTTTCCATCGTAGTAAGAGTCTATTGGTACCGTCTTCGCGGTAAGTCCCAATCGGAGAAAGATAAGCTTTGGGAAAAGATAGGAAAAGAGTTTAAAGAGACCTTATTTGAATTAAATGGTGTTTTGATCAAGGTTGGACAGCTCCTCAGTATACGTGAGGATTTACTGCCGAGAGGATTTATTAATCAAATACAGGATCTGGTCGATCACGTTCCTCCTTCACCATGGGAGGAGATTGAAAGGGTTCTGGAACGTGAATGGGACAGCTCAGTGACTACTAAGGTTCAGGCCATCGACCAGGAAGCTGTTGCATCAGCTTCTATAGGAGAAGTATATAAGGCGACGCTGTCAGATGGTAAGCAAGCAGCTATCAAGGTGCAGCGCCCTGAGATTCCTTCCCTGGTGAAGACGGATTTCCGCTCCCTTGCCATCATTATTTGGTTTGCCAGACATTTCGCACCTGTTCCAAAAGGGTTCATTGATTTCAAAATGCTTTATCAGGAATTGAAGCTGGTCATCGAGCAAGAGCTCGACTTTTCAAAGGAAATGAACACGGCCATTTCATTTAAGCAGCGGTTCAAGGACCATCCTAACGTGAAGATTCCTGCTATGTACCCTGAACTTTGTACAGATAAAGTATTGGTGATGGAGTGGGTGGATGGCGTTCGATTGAATGACCGAAAAGCATTTGAGTCGTATGGATTGGACGGTCAGAAGTTAGCTCAGGAATTGTTTCGCCTCTTCATTCCCCAATGGCTCGAGCCAGGAATCTTCCATGCCGACCCACATGCAGGGAATATACTGCTTCAACCGGATGGTACCTTCGTTCTCCTTGATTACGGAATGATCGGGGAAATTTCGAAGAGAGATTCCACTCACTTTCAAGATCTTCTGGAAGGAATCCTACTAAAAAATTTCCGGAAAGCAGCAGAAGCGCTGGCTCAATTAGGGTTCTTGCTTCCTGATGCAAGTCCGAAAACGATAGAACCCGTACTAAAGGAGTTTGTCACACTCGATATGGAGCAGTTCAAACAGATGGATCTGCTAACCGTGAAGAAAGAAATAAATGATATGGTGAAATCATTACCTGTACAAGTGCCTACCCGCTTCATCTTTTTAGGTCGGTCTTTTGCAACCATAGAAGGACTTGTCCATACATTGAGTCCCGATGAGGAAACCCTCGATGTCGTCAAACCCGCCTTCATGGATTGGATAAAGGATAGTAACACAAACAAGTGGGAGCTTCTCATGAAATGGATAAGTGCTCAGCCCTTGTTTCAAACGGTGCAAAAAGTCCGTCAGCTCCTGGACGTACCGGAAAAAGCACTCGAGCAAAAGGATCATCATCAGCAAAATGAGTTTCAATTTGTGGTATTTGAAAACCAGAAGAAGCAGGCTTTCATCCTTCTACTCTTCAGTGGTGTTGGCGCCTTCACAGGAATGGGATTCGACGTGGATTTCATTTGGCAAGGTAGTTTCGTCGTATCTGGATTAAGTTTAGTTGGTTATTTGTTTATCAGCTTCCGACAAAAACGTTGGCTGAAGAGACTTAGGAATGGACAGCTGAATTAA
- a CDS encoding DoxX family protein, whose amino-acid sequence MRWWENQKVSLVWTVIRIWLGVQWLEAGWHKVNDGFDATGFLQGALAKATGDHPAVQGWYAEFLKGFAIPNVDLFNILIPWGEVLVGAGLIVGFMTIPALVAGAFMNLNFLLAGTVSTNPVLYTVAIILLFAGRGAFCWGADRWVLPYLKHMVLPKQHKKPIVV is encoded by the coding sequence ATGAGATGGTGGGAAAATCAAAAGGTGAGCTTGGTTTGGACAGTGATTAGAATTTGGTTGGGCGTTCAGTGGCTGGAAGCGGGTTGGCACAAAGTGAATGATGGTTTTGATGCAACCGGCTTCTTGCAAGGAGCATTGGCTAAGGCGACGGGAGATCATCCAGCCGTTCAAGGGTGGTACGCAGAATTTCTAAAAGGGTTCGCTATTCCCAATGTAGATTTATTCAACATCTTGATTCCTTGGGGAGAAGTGCTGGTGGGAGCTGGTTTGATTGTCGGATTCATGACAATACCTGCACTAGTCGCAGGAGCATTCATGAACTTAAATTTCTTATTGGCGGGTACAGTGAGCACGAATCCAGTTCTCTACACAGTTGCCATCATACTTCTATTTGCCGGCAGAGGGGCTTTCTGTTGGGGAGCTGACCGATGGGTGTTACCATACCTGAAACATATGGTTCTTCCTAAACAGCATAAAAAGCCGATCGTGGTATGA
- a CDS encoding YfhD family protein, with protein MGRSRGNSKRGNKNSLPQTPAQLKSDGVDEEFSRELADQADMEAQARANAANQRARVKKNQ; from the coding sequence TTGGGCAGATCACGCGGAAATAGTAAACGAGGAAACAAAAACAGCTTGCCACAAACACCCGCTCAGCTCAAATCTGACGGTGTTGACGAAGAGTTCTCACGTGAACTTGCCGACCAGGCTGATATGGAAGCACAAGCTCGCGCCAATGCTGCCAACCAGCGTGCACGAGTGAAGAAAAACCAATAG
- a CDS encoding YfhE family protein yields the protein MDNKKKKDKNKSVLSSAQEVTYSREFKAADRAGGFSSKAHR from the coding sequence ATGGATAATAAGAAAAAGAAAGACAAAAACAAATCGGTTCTATCCAGTGCCCAGGAAGTAACGTATTCACGAGAATTCAAAGCAGCTGATCGTGCAGGCGGCTTCAGCTCCAAAGCCCATAGATAG
- a CDS encoding TIGR01777 family oxidoreductase has protein sequence MKIAITGGTGFVGQALTDELLEHHHEVMILTRNPDKYDNRSGVTYVKWLSDGAKPEDALEGIQAFINLAGESINSGRWTDERKKRIINSRINSTQEVMNIIKALKEKPACLINASAIGYYPSSKTNTYTEASTETADNFLGETVQIWEKEASKANQLDIRVAYARFGIILGEEEGALPRIALPYKMFVGGTVGSGDQWMSWVHIKDIARAVHFIVKTQSISGPVNVTAPSPVTMKEFGKTLGAVLGRPHWIPVPSLALKVAMGEMSALVLEGQKVLPSVLSENGFQFEYPELKSALIDIYH, from the coding sequence ATGAAGATCGCTATAACAGGTGGTACGGGTTTTGTCGGTCAGGCTTTGACGGATGAACTTCTCGAACACCATCACGAAGTAATGATACTTACCCGGAACCCGGATAAATACGACAATCGTTCAGGTGTTACCTACGTAAAATGGCTGTCCGACGGTGCGAAACCTGAAGATGCGCTCGAAGGAATCCAAGCCTTCATTAACCTTGCAGGGGAATCCATCAACAGCGGCCGCTGGACGGATGAGCGTAAAAAACGAATCATCAATAGCCGAATCAACTCGACTCAAGAGGTAATGAACATTATTAAGGCACTGAAAGAGAAACCCGCGTGTCTTATTAACGCAAGTGCAATCGGCTACTATCCTTCTTCAAAAACGAATACGTATACGGAAGCGTCAACGGAAACGGCAGACAACTTTTTAGGAGAAACCGTTCAAATATGGGAAAAAGAAGCGAGCAAGGCGAATCAGTTGGATATCCGGGTTGCATATGCTCGTTTCGGAATTATACTGGGAGAGGAGGAAGGCGCCCTCCCTCGTATCGCTCTTCCTTATAAAATGTTTGTGGGAGGAACGGTTGGGTCCGGTGACCAATGGATGTCGTGGGTCCATATTAAAGACATTGCAAGAGCGGTGCATTTCATTGTTAAAACACAATCCATCTCTGGACCGGTGAATGTGACAGCACCCTCTCCCGTTACCATGAAAGAATTCGGGAAAACACTCGGGGCCGTGCTTGGCAGGCCACACTGGATTCCTGTCCCTTCCCTTGCTTTAAAAGTAGCAATGGGTGAAATGAGCGCCTTAGTGCTAGAAGGCCAAAAAGTACTTCCGAGTGTCCTTTCAGAAAACGGTTTTCAATTTGAATACCCTGAATTAAAAAGTGCCTTGATTGACATTTATCATTAA
- the recX gene encoding recombination regulator RecX has protein sequence MGKITKITKQVKNDERYNLFIDGKYSFSVDEAVLAKFQLRKGLEVDELEISELQYEDDVKKAFNKAIQYLAYRMRTEKEIRDHLQEGDPEDGVIQEVIHKLNDIKYINDLEFAHAFVGTHMNTSDKGPTWIRGELRRKGVDDPYIEEALAVFTEEKQVDKAVGLTEKLLQKYRKDSKMIARQKIEQNLMRKGYPGSVMKIVWETVESDRDDDEKWDAVYHQGLKAHRKLSSKYDGYEYVQKMKQTLYRKGFSMEDIERLLEELKENEE, from the coding sequence ATGGGTAAGATTACGAAAATAACGAAGCAAGTAAAGAACGATGAGCGTTACAATTTATTTATAGATGGAAAATATTCTTTCAGTGTCGATGAAGCAGTATTGGCGAAGTTCCAGCTCAGAAAAGGATTGGAAGTCGATGAGCTTGAAATCTCCGAGCTACAGTACGAAGACGATGTGAAAAAAGCATTCAATAAAGCCATTCAGTATTTAGCCTATCGAATGCGTACGGAAAAAGAAATTAGGGACCATTTACAAGAAGGTGATCCTGAAGATGGCGTCATACAGGAAGTGATTCATAAATTAAATGATATTAAATACATCAATGATTTAGAATTCGCCCACGCTTTTGTCGGGACCCACATGAATACCTCTGATAAGGGTCCGACATGGATCCGCGGGGAATTAAGAAGAAAAGGGGTGGATGACCCTTATATCGAAGAGGCCCTTGCTGTATTTACCGAAGAGAAGCAGGTAGACAAGGCGGTCGGACTAACCGAAAAACTTCTTCAAAAGTACCGGAAAGATTCCAAAATGATCGCCAGGCAAAAAATTGAACAAAACCTGATGCGAAAAGGTTATCCTGGTTCTGTCATGAAAATTGTCTGGGAGACAGTGGAATCTGATCGTGATGACGATGAAAAATGGGATGCCGTCTATCACCAAGGGCTAAAGGCTCATAGAAAACTTAGTTCTAAATATGATGGATATGAGTATGTCCAAAAAATGAAACAAACGCTATATAGAAAAGGTTTTTCAATGGAGGACATTGAAAGACTTTTAGAAGAGTTAAAAGAAAATGAAGAATGA
- a CDS encoding SDR family oxidoreductase: protein MKTAIITGGGSGLGKELGKLLSQQGYHIFLLGRTEDRLNEAAAEIESIGGKVSFATLDIRSTGAIQQFSETHLQGQHVELLIHNAGIGYFGPFKDTDDEELVSMFETNALGPIRLTKALLNQLAQNSTIINIISTAGLRGKKNESLYVASKFALRGFGESLQKEYEDSNLRIVNAYMGGMNTPFWENSDHISDPSRLRSPKEVAELIVNEYKEKDEIVIESKK from the coding sequence ATGAAAACAGCCATCATCACAGGAGGAGGCTCGGGCCTCGGAAAAGAATTAGGAAAACTTCTTAGCCAGCAAGGATATCATATCTTCCTTCTTGGACGAACGGAAGACCGCTTAAACGAAGCGGCAGCAGAAATCGAAAGCATAGGCGGAAAGGTTTCTTTTGCCACGTTGGATATACGTTCAACTGGTGCCATTCAACAATTCAGTGAAACTCACCTCCAGGGCCAACATGTAGAACTACTCATACATAACGCAGGGATAGGTTATTTCGGCCCCTTCAAGGATACGGACGATGAGGAATTAGTAAGCATGTTTGAAACGAATGCACTGGGTCCCATTCGACTTACCAAGGCACTGCTAAATCAACTGGCCCAAAATAGCACCATCATTAACATTATTTCAACAGCTGGCCTTAGAGGTAAAAAGAACGAATCATTGTATGTAGCGAGTAAGTTTGCTCTGAGAGGATTTGGTGAAAGTTTACAGAAGGAGTACGAGGATTCAAATCTTCGCATCGTGAATGCGTATATGGGTGGGATGAATACTCCATTTTGGGAGAACAGTGATCATATCAGTGATCCATCAAGGCTTCGCTCCCCTAAAGAAGTAGCTGAATTGATTGTGAATGAATACAAAGAAAAAGACGAAATCGTCATTGAATCAAAAAAATAA